A single region of the Eleginops maclovinus isolate JMC-PN-2008 ecotype Puerto Natales chromosome 16, JC_Emac_rtc_rv5, whole genome shotgun sequence genome encodes:
- the odad4 gene encoding outer dynein arm-docking complex subunit 4 isoform X2 translates to MSDTDVDQDGQKPKGVFSTLMADGDWLYIKGEYKKAIQSYTTALTLKPDDKTCYVGRSKCYLKMGQSENALKDAEASLKEDISFFEGLYQKAEALYYMGEFEFGLVFYHRGQKLRPQIQEFRLGIQKAQEAIENSVASPSSAKLEIKGDLSFLQKDEERAQPIAAILNLTTEKKQQTKKAPKSEKTTKKLLGEFYSDKKYLETLLKDEDLVRGKTKSGERLQDVIQGCLTYLDSCTEFWNQERPIGTQKKERQVKQKHSTKAPSEPSQFLLKSLDDIDAELTSGNAEGSLKKAEEVMKVVQGWPEKEVPNKKEVIGSLHSCIGNALIDLGNMDKALEHHQKDLELAKQCKLPDATSRALDNIGRVYAQIGQFAQAIEFWEKKIPLVCGGLEKTWLFHEIVKLGNFESGVLHFERALTQARLQGDNSAKIVIQKSLDEAKQHLSH, encoded by the exons ATGTCGGACACAGACGTAGACCAAGATGGACAAAAACCAAAAGGCGTATTCTCTACTTTAATGGCCGATGGGGATTGGCTGTACATTAAAGGAGAGTATAAAAAGGCAATACAGAGCTACACAACG GCACTGACTTTAAAGCCTGATGATAAGACATGCTACGTTGGCCGATCCAAATGTTACCTGAAGATGGGGCAATCTGAAAACGCTTTGAAGGATGCAGAGGCTTCACTCAAAgaagacatttcattttttgag GGATTATACCAAAAAGCTGAGGCATTATACTACATGGGTGAATTTGAATTTGGGCTGGTGTTTTACCACCGAGGACAAAAGCTACGTCCACAAATACAGGAGTTCAGACTAGGTATCCAGAAAGCACAGGAGGCCATAGAAAACTCTGTTGCAA GCCCTTCTTCTGCAAAATTGGAGATAAAAGGTGACCTATCATTTCTACAAAAAGATGAAGAG AGAGCCCAACCAATAGCTGCCATTCTGAATCTcacaacagagaaaaaacagcAGACAAAGAAGGCGCCCAAAAGTGAGAAGACAACCAAAAAACTTCTTGGAGAGTTTTACAGTGATAAGAAGTATCTAGAAACCCTGCTCAAAGATGAAG ATTTGGTAAGAGGCAAGACAAAAAGTGGGGAGCGACTACAGGACGTCATTCAGGGCTGCCTCACATACCTTGACTCCTGCACTGAGTTCTGGAACCAGGAGAGACCTATCGGTACACAAAAAAAGGAGCGTCAGGTCAAGCAGAAACATTCTACTAAAGCACCCTCTGAGCCTTCTCAGTTTCTGCTGAAGAGCCTGGATGACATTGATGCAG AGTTGACATCAGGAAATGCAGAAGGTAGTCTGAAGAAGGCAGAAGAAGTCATGAAGGTAGTGCAGGGCTGGCCAGAGAAAGAGGTGCCTAATAAGAAAGAGGTTATTGGCAGCCTGCACAGTTGTATTGGGAATGCCTTGATCGACCTTGGAAATATGGACAAGGCTTTGGAGCATCATCAAAAAGACTTGGAGTTGGCTAAGCAGTG CAAACTCCCAGATGCAACGTCCAGGGCTCTGGACAACATTGGGCGGGTTTACGCCCAAATTGGACAGTTCGCACAGGCCATCGAGTT CTGGGAGAAGAAGATTCCCTTGGTCTGTGGTGGTTTGGAAAAGACCTGGTTGTTTCATGAGATCG TGAAACTTGGAAACTTTGAATCAGGTGTCCTTCACTTTGAGAGAGCCTTGACCCAGGCCAGATTGCAAGGAGACAACTCTGCCAAAATTGTCATTCAGAAG AGCCTTGATGAAGCCAAGCAACATCTTTCACACTGA
- the odad4 gene encoding outer dynein arm-docking complex subunit 4 isoform X1, whose protein sequence is MSDTDVDQDGQKPKGVFSTLMADGDWLYIKGEYKKAIQSYTTALTLKPDDKTCYVGRSKCYLKMGQSENALKDAEASLKEDISFFEGLYQKAEALYYMGEFEFGLVFYHRGQKLRPQIQEFRLGIQKAQEAIENSVASPSSAKLEIKGDLSFLQKDEERAQPIAAILNLTTEKKQQTKKAPKSEKTTKKLLGEFYSDKKYLETLLKDEDLVRGKTKSGERLQDVIQGCLTYLDSCTEFWNQERPIGTQKKERQVKQKHSTKAPSEPSQFLLKSLDDIDAELTSGNAEGSLKKAEEVMKVVQGWPEKEVPNKKEVIGSLHSCIGNALIDLGNMDKALEHHQKDLELAKQCKLPDATSRALDNIGRVYAQIGQFAQAIEFWEKKIPLVCGGLEKTWLFHEIGRCYLELNRHKEARDYGFRSVAAADEIADEKWQMNGNVLVAQAELKLGNFESGVLHFERALTQARLQGDNSAKIVIQKSLDEAKQHLSH, encoded by the exons ATGTCGGACACAGACGTAGACCAAGATGGACAAAAACCAAAAGGCGTATTCTCTACTTTAATGGCCGATGGGGATTGGCTGTACATTAAAGGAGAGTATAAAAAGGCAATACAGAGCTACACAACG GCACTGACTTTAAAGCCTGATGATAAGACATGCTACGTTGGCCGATCCAAATGTTACCTGAAGATGGGGCAATCTGAAAACGCTTTGAAGGATGCAGAGGCTTCACTCAAAgaagacatttcattttttgag GGATTATACCAAAAAGCTGAGGCATTATACTACATGGGTGAATTTGAATTTGGGCTGGTGTTTTACCACCGAGGACAAAAGCTACGTCCACAAATACAGGAGTTCAGACTAGGTATCCAGAAAGCACAGGAGGCCATAGAAAACTCTGTTGCAA GCCCTTCTTCTGCAAAATTGGAGATAAAAGGTGACCTATCATTTCTACAAAAAGATGAAGAG AGAGCCCAACCAATAGCTGCCATTCTGAATCTcacaacagagaaaaaacagcAGACAAAGAAGGCGCCCAAAAGTGAGAAGACAACCAAAAAACTTCTTGGAGAGTTTTACAGTGATAAGAAGTATCTAGAAACCCTGCTCAAAGATGAAG ATTTGGTAAGAGGCAAGACAAAAAGTGGGGAGCGACTACAGGACGTCATTCAGGGCTGCCTCACATACCTTGACTCCTGCACTGAGTTCTGGAACCAGGAGAGACCTATCGGTACACAAAAAAAGGAGCGTCAGGTCAAGCAGAAACATTCTACTAAAGCACCCTCTGAGCCTTCTCAGTTTCTGCTGAAGAGCCTGGATGACATTGATGCAG AGTTGACATCAGGAAATGCAGAAGGTAGTCTGAAGAAGGCAGAAGAAGTCATGAAGGTAGTGCAGGGCTGGCCAGAGAAAGAGGTGCCTAATAAGAAAGAGGTTATTGGCAGCCTGCACAGTTGTATTGGGAATGCCTTGATCGACCTTGGAAATATGGACAAGGCTTTGGAGCATCATCAAAAAGACTTGGAGTTGGCTAAGCAGTG CAAACTCCCAGATGCAACGTCCAGGGCTCTGGACAACATTGGGCGGGTTTACGCCCAAATTGGACAGTTCGCACAGGCCATCGAGTT CTGGGAGAAGAAGATTCCCTTGGTCTGTGGTGGTTTGGAAAAGACCTGGTTGTTTCATGAGATCGGTAGGTGTTACCTGGAGCTCAATCGTCACAAAGAAGCTCGAGACTATGGCTTCCGCTCAGTGGCTGCTGCTGATGAAATTGCTGATGAGAAATGGCAGATGAATGGCAATGTTTTGGTGGCACAAGCAGAAT TGAAACTTGGAAACTTTGAATCAGGTGTCCTTCACTTTGAGAGAGCCTTGACCCAGGCCAGATTGCAAGGAGACAACTCTGCCAAAATTGTCATTCAGAAG AGCCTTGATGAAGCCAAGCAACATCTTTCACACTGA